In a genomic window of Terriglobales bacterium:
- a CDS encoding ABC transporter permease produces MNHAESWRVALDALRADKVKAALTMIGVILGSACIVMVVTVALTGKRYIMAQIEGVGSNLVYAYLVAGGSGQSTPLADQISVQDMQAIRNTIPQVKRVAGTNDQLLSMVINGKEHAVSLIGVTEDFQDIRNLEVLKGRYFDPVDMESYSKACLISEQLAKFYPQNPVGTSIKVGDLNFTIIGVFRERVATFGQSEITSESVLVPIPILKFYMQDAFIRTMYVQAAQPEDVPHVTQQVRDILRARHRSSATYVVENLTSLLQAAGKISLSLTLVLLFVALIALTISGVGIMNIMLVTVTERTREIGVRMAVGARRREIQYQFLLEAIMISGTGAIIGILIATSIPVLIQPFLPGNLHVPISGISVMLAFLVTCSFGVVFGYLPANRAAGLQPREALHHE; encoded by the coding sequence GTGGCGCTCACCGGCAAGCGCTACATCATGGCCCAGATCGAGGGCGTGGGCTCGAACCTCGTCTATGCCTACCTGGTGGCGGGCGGCTCCGGCCAGAGTACCCCTCTGGCCGACCAGATCTCCGTGCAAGACATGCAGGCCATCCGCAACACCATTCCCCAGGTCAAGCGCGTCGCCGGCACCAACGACCAGTTGCTCTCCATGGTCATCAATGGGAAGGAGCACGCGGTCAGCCTCATCGGGGTGACCGAGGACTTTCAGGACATCCGCAACCTCGAAGTCCTGAAGGGCCGCTATTTCGATCCCGTGGACATGGAGAGCTACAGCAAGGCCTGCCTCATCAGCGAGCAACTCGCCAAGTTCTACCCCCAGAACCCGGTGGGCACATCCATCAAGGTCGGCGACCTCAACTTCACCATCATCGGCGTCTTCCGCGAGCGGGTGGCCACCTTCGGGCAATCCGAGATCACCTCCGAATCCGTCCTCGTGCCCATCCCCATCCTGAAGTTCTACATGCAGGACGCATTCATCCGGACCATGTATGTGCAGGCGGCGCAGCCCGAAGATGTGCCCCACGTCACCCAGCAGGTGCGGGACATCCTGAGGGCCCGCCACCGTTCCAGCGCGACCTATGTGGTGGAGAATCTGACTTCCCTGCTCCAGGCTGCCGGAAAGATCTCCCTGTCGCTGACCCTGGTGCTGCTGTTCGTGGCCCTCATCGCCCTCACCATCAGCGGCGTCGGCATCATGAATATCATGCTGGTGACGGTGACCGAGCGCACGCGCGAGATCGGAGTGCGGATGGCGGTGGGCGCGCGGCGGCGCGAGATCCAGTACCAGTTCCTGCTCGAGGCCATCATGATCAGCGGCACCGGGGCCATCATCGGCATCCTGATCGCCACCAGCATCCCGGTGTTGATCCAGCCTTTCCTGCCGGGCAACCTGCACGTCCCCATCTCCGGCATCTCGGTGATGCTGGCCTTCCTCGTGACCTGTTCGTTCGGAGTGGTCTTCGGCTACCTGCCCGCCAACCGCGCCGCCGGCCTCCAGCCCCGCGAGGCCCTACACCACGAGTAG